The proteins below are encoded in one region of Chitinophagales bacterium:
- a CDS encoding putative toxin-antitoxin system toxin component, PIN family, giving the protein MRKSKIILDTNLWISFLITKNLNSLDKLIINGNIQLVFSNELLEEFVDVVSRPKFKKYFTKKDIEKVLKLFEEYGILVKVKSDVKICRDEKDNFLLNLSIDSKADYLISGDKDLLILEKIEKTKIITFSDFLNGIK; this is encoded by the coding sequence ATGAGAAAAAGTAAAATAATTCTTGACACAAATCTTTGGATTAGTTTTCTGATTACCAAAAACTTAAATTCTCTTGACAAATTAATAATTAATGGGAATATTCAATTGGTTTTTTCAAATGAATTGTTGGAAGAATTTGTAGATGTTGTAAGCCGACCAAAATTTAAAAAATACTTCACGAAAAAGGATATTGAAAAAGTACTCAAACTTTTTGAAGAATATGGAATACTCGTAAAAGTAAAATCAGATGTCAAAATATGCCGAGACGAAAAGGATAATTTTCTGCTAAATCTCTCAATAGATTCTAAAGCTGATTACTTGATAAGTGGAGATAAGGATTTATTGATTTTAGAGAAAATTGAAAAAACAAAAATTATAACATTTAGTGATTTTTTAAACGGAATTAAATAA